A genomic region of Cotesia glomerata isolate CgM1 linkage group LG9, MPM_Cglom_v2.3, whole genome shotgun sequence contains the following coding sequences:
- the LOC123271636 gene encoding uncharacterized protein LOC123271636 isoform X1, giving the protein MVRNYYYFALLILIWVQNSVDAINFKGIHDINSIKKFIQGITDRTPAEYYFGKVLSDSEKSKIIVDDLVGLLSNLNDLTDRHYNASRELSLRFNTFKDNSLKKNVSVFNFMDPLNSFDNIASKINSLADIFIKLQNDFGYDLSKYCSAISEIRQSLAQEKKGSIVIEYNRAKDLQGVFYSNGRVSTGPDDYISCGKRVLFGKLFNDFYLHMVTSYLKEYVIRYYLDIINAQCLDQNLSSAKIDEFIFISRLQREISSMKHKQDTTDDYLWRCDPPSYDNSNGTLYYEMTHMLQTVIVKEEDLDIHQSCSHNCDTRYIEDSMNYTECDGYQDCQYIDSSYEICEPPASDHSLRRYQWFKDEHGKVYGDNSTECKTPVKKVSSTLWVSKLRSCDYCLCNCIKKKPSMEDDVLFISFREQVTDIERIW; this is encoded by the exons ATGGTGCGTAATTATTACTACTTTGctctcttaatattaatatgggTGCAGAATTCTGTAGACGCGATAAATTTCAAGGGCATCCATGATATAAACAGCATAAAGAAATTTATCCAGGGAATAACAGATAGGACTCCTGCGGAATACTACTTTGGAAAAGTACTAAGTGACagtgaaaaaagtaaaataatcgTCGACGATTTGGTCGGACTTCTCAGTAATTTAAACGATTTAACGGATCGTCATTATAATGCATCCAGAGAATTATCACTTCGTTTCAACACTTTCAAagataattcattaaaaaaaaatgtatcagTATTTAATTTCATGGATCCATTGAATTCTTTCGATAATATcgccagtaaaataaattccctTGCCGATATATTCATCAAATTGCAGAATGACTTTGGTTATGATTTGTCCAAGTATTGTTCGGCAATTTCAGAAATAAGACAAAGTTTAGCTCAGGAAAAAAAAGGAAGTATTGTGATTGAATATAACAGAGCGAAAGATCTTCAGGGAGTCTTTTATAGTAACGGAAGAGTTTCAACA GGTCCCGATGATTACATTTCTTGTGGAAAAAGAGTCCTCTTCGGAAAACTATTCAATGATTTTTACCTACACATGGTTACTTCGTATCTCAAAGAGTACGTAATACGTTATTATCTGGATATTATCAACGCACAATGTCTTGACC AAAACTTATCAAGTGCGAAAATAGATGAGTTTATCTTCATAAGCAGATTACAGAGAGAGATATCGTCAATGAAGCACAAGCAGGATACAACCGATGATTACCTCTGGAGGTGTGATCCACCAAGTTATGATAACA GTAACGGAACTCTGTACTACGAGATGACTCATATGTTGCAAACGGTCATAGTAAAAGAGGAAGATCTGGATATTCATCAATCGTGTAGTCATAATTGTGACACAAGGTACATTGAAGATTCAATGAATTACACGGAATGTGATGGATATCAAGATTGTCAATACATCGACAGTAGTTACGAGATATGTGAACCA CCGGCCAGCGATCATTCTCTACGAAGATATCAGTGGTTCAAAGACGAGCATGGGAAAGTCTATGGCGACAACAGCACGGAATGTAAGACACCCGTTAAAAAAGTGTCCAGTACTTTGTGGGTATCAAAGCTTCGTTCATGTGATTACTGCCTGTGTAATTGCATCAAAAAGAAACCTTCGATGGAAGACGATGTCCTATTTATCAGTTTTAGGGAACAGGTCACTGACATCGAGAGAATAT GGTGA
- the LOC123271636 gene encoding uncharacterized protein LOC123271636 isoform X2, which yields MTQAIILEEKDLDIYQSCSHNCNLESIRDSINYTECDGYQDCQYIDSSYEICEPPASDHSPRRYQWFKDEHGKVYGDNSTECKTPVKKVSSTLWVSKLRSCDYCLCTCVKKKPLREDDVLFVSFREQVTDIEKNRVIVGVRFVKKNNMIHVQRKEAELKPNGLTGKSRWKELEDFSYNKSTESFYVRHSNGSQVLLKEDIDYGRPTWMDLDDLIAPAGFAITGIALWNSKHPPPEGWCLESIRMSIRVTALDFFQGTLIKNQTHWSPRTCSESRYSSDIELELDLPIKSPGNTIDKYRGNVLFQYSGLTKDAGQSTVPFFDGQDVEGDPEFPLGGVGVIYRKRKRYGGFLAFRIYMPIFGQNFKNELYGE from the exons ATGACGCAAGCTATAATACTGGAAGAGAAAGATCTGGATATTTATCAATCTTGTAGCCATAATTGCAACTTAGAGTCCATCCGAGATTCGATAAATTATACGGAATGTGATGGATATCAAGATTGTCAATACATCGACAGTAGTTACGAGATATGTGAACCA CCGGCCAGCGATCATTCTCCACGAAGATATCAGTGGTTCAAAGACGAGCATGGGAAAGTCTATGGCGACAACAGCACGGAATGTAAGACACCCGTTAAAAAAGTGTCCAGTACTTTGTGGGTATCAAAGCTTCGTTCATGTGATTACTGCCTGTGTACTTGCGTCAAAAAGAAACCTTTGAGGGAAGACGATGTTCTATTTGTCAGTTTCAGGGAACAGGTTACTGACATTGAGAAGAATAG GGTGATCGTAGGAGTGAGGTTTGTCAAGAAGAACAACATGATTCATGTGCAAAGAAAAGAAGCTGAGTTGAAACCCAACGGACTGACGGGAAAATCAAGGTGGAAGGAGCTGGAAGATTTTAGTTACAACAAATCAACTGAAAGCTTCTACGTTAGACATTCCAATGGCTCTCAGGTCCTTCTTAAAGAAGACATTGACTATGGACGCCCGACTTGGATGGATCTAGATGATTTGATCGCACCCGCGGGTTTTGCAATTACTGGTATCGCACTTTGGAACTCCAAACACCCCCCACCGGAGGGATGGTGTTTAGAGTCGATCAGAATGTCGATTCGTGTCACGGCTCTAGACTTCTTCCAAGGCACTTTAATTAAGAATCAAACACATTGGTCCCCTAGAACATGCAGTGAGTCACG TTACTCCAGCGATATAGAACTTGAATTGGATTTGCCGATCAAATCGCCTGGAAACACAATTGATAAGTATAGAGGTAACGTTCTATTTCAATATTCGGGCTTGACAAAAGACGCCGGACAATCAACGGTACCATTCTTCGACGGTCAAGATGTTGAAGGTGATCCTGAATTTCCTTTAGGAGGAGTTGGGGTTATTTATCGTAAGAGGAAACGTTATGGTGGATTTTTGGCTTTTAGAATTTATATGCCGATATTTggacaaaattttaagaatgaATTATACGGagagtaa